One region of Streptomyces rishiriensis genomic DNA includes:
- a CDS encoding GNAT family N-acetyltransferase — MRDYCIRPAGPEDLDGARAVMLDTVYRDFGTGYVPRWHGDIIDPVAAYLVPARHVLLVALDGEDGEDGEVVATAALDSRGPAHPPNPRRVAERYPSGTTAQLRRVYVRREHRRRGIARRLVAELLAFAAADGGYRSVYLHTDPAVEGAEGFWRSLGTVVHDEREELTGGQRIVHFDVPLDI, encoded by the coding sequence GTGCGTGACTATTGCATCAGGCCCGCGGGCCCCGAGGACCTCGACGGCGCCCGAGCCGTCATGCTCGACACCGTCTACCGCGATTTCGGAACCGGTTACGTGCCCCGCTGGCACGGCGACATCATCGACCCCGTCGCCGCCTACCTCGTCCCGGCCCGCCACGTCCTGCTGGTCGCGCTCGACGGCGAGGACGGCGAGGACGGCGAGGTCGTCGCCACGGCGGCCCTGGACTCCCGTGGTCCCGCGCATCCGCCCAACCCACGCCGTGTCGCCGAGCGCTACCCCTCCGGCACGACCGCGCAACTGCGTCGCGTCTACGTCCGCCGGGAGCACCGGCGGCGTGGCATCGCGCGGCGGCTGGTCGCCGAACTCCTCGCCTTCGCGGCCGCGGACGGCGGCTATCGGTCCGTCTACCTGCACACGGACCCGGCCGTGGAGGGAGCGGAGGGGTTCTGGCGGTCGCTCGGCACCGTCGTGCACGACGAGCGGGAGGAACTGACCGGCGGCCAGCGCATCGTGCACTTCGACGTCCCTCTCGACATCTGA
- a CDS encoding ABC transporter substrate-binding protein: protein MRFPRRPRHARPPRLLAAFLLTPLLAGCFASSDGDGGAGSGADNGSRLRVALAFPPAENLSPHGADATILSRLGVTEGLTTLDANGAAAPALAASWRREDERNWLFTLREAAFQDGTDVTPAAVAASLTHATEAEPPPAALSGITLTATAEGSTGVRVTTAAPDPVLPLRLSSPGLAVLAPKAYGAKGAVDPVGTATGPFELTEVTGATAAALDRFDDYWGGRAQASGVDVRFIADGTARANALRTGQVDLAEAIPVAQAATLDADTRRETATTRTTSLLLNVKSGVFKDPALRAAARAAVDTAALAEGVYEGHADAGAGLYGPAVTWAESKRVRPVGRVRAGSPDGASLTLATYDNRPELPEVAQVLKQQLEKAGFRVKLEVREYSRLESDALAGKFDAFVGARNSLLDTGDPVSLPASDFACDGGYNLALLCDKGVDRAVAEAQTVSDTGERQDAAMAAEAAILGTDAVVPLVHQRVITGVGAGVGGALLDPYERTLVGAGTRR from the coding sequence ATGCGCTTCCCCCGTCGTCCCCGCCATGCCCGTCCTCCCCGGCTCCTCGCCGCCTTCCTCCTCACCCCGCTGCTCGCCGGCTGCTTCGCCTCCTCAGACGGTGACGGCGGCGCGGGATCCGGCGCCGACAACGGCTCCCGGTTGCGCGTCGCCCTGGCTTTCCCGCCCGCCGAGAACCTCTCTCCCCACGGCGCCGACGCGACGATCCTCAGTCGTCTCGGGGTCACCGAGGGGCTGACCACCCTTGACGCCAACGGCGCCGCCGCCCCCGCGCTCGCCGCCTCCTGGCGCCGTGAGGACGAGCGCAATTGGCTGTTCACCCTGCGCGAGGCCGCTTTCCAGGACGGCACGGACGTCACGCCGGCCGCCGTCGCCGCTTCCCTCACGCATGCCACCGAGGCGGAGCCGCCCCCGGCCGCCCTGTCCGGCATCACCCTCACGGCGACAGCGGAGGGCAGTACCGGCGTACGGGTCACCACCGCCGCCCCCGACCCGGTCCTGCCCCTGCGCCTGTCCAGCCCCGGCCTTGCCGTCCTCGCCCCGAAGGCCTACGGCGCGAAGGGAGCCGTCGACCCGGTCGGCACCGCCACCGGACCCTTCGAACTCACCGAAGTCACCGGCGCCACCGCCGCCGCTCTCGACCGCTTCGACGACTACTGGGGCGGCCGGGCCCAGGCCTCCGGCGTCGACGTGCGCTTCATCGCCGACGGAACCGCCCGCGCCAACGCCCTGCGCACCGGGCAGGTGGACCTCGCCGAGGCGATACCCGTCGCCCAGGCCGCCACCCTCGACGCGGACACCCGCCGCGAGACCGCCACGACCCGCACCACCAGCCTGCTTCTCAACGTGAAGTCCGGCGTCTTCAAGGATCCGGCCTTGCGGGCCGCCGCGCGCGCGGCCGTCGACACCGCCGCCCTCGCCGAGGGCGTCTACGAGGGTCACGCGGACGCCGGCGCCGGCCTGTACGGCCCCGCCGTCACCTGGGCCGAGAGCAAGCGCGTCCGGCCCGTCGGGCGCGTGAGGGCCGGTAGCCCCGACGGTGCTTCGCTCACCCTCGCCACCTACGACAACCGACCCGAACTCCCGGAAGTGGCACAGGTGTTGAAGCAGCAACTGGAGAAGGCCGGCTTCCGGGTGAAACTGGAGGTGCGTGAGTACTCGAGGCTGGAGAGCGACGCGCTCGCCGGGAAGTTCGACGCCTTCGTCGGCGCCCGCAACAGCCTCCTCGACACCGGCGACCCCGTCTCCCTGCCGGCCAGTGACTTCGCCTGCGACGGCGGCTACAACCTCGCCCTGCTGTGCGACAAGGGCGTCGACCGGGCGGTCGCCGAGGCGCAGACGGTCTCCGACACCGGCGAGCGCCAGGACGCCGCCATGGCGGCCGAGGCAGCGATCCTCGGCACCGACGCCGTCGTCCCGCTCGTCCATCAGCGCGTCATCACGGGGGTCGGCGCCGGGGTCGGCGGTGCGCTGCTCGATCCCTACGAGCGCACCCTCGTCGGCGCCGGGACCCGGCGCTGA
- a CDS encoding ABC transporter permease subunit, whose translation MRSRLGALLWRAVLAALLVCGIGLLPWLSHTDPALTVLKARSADRDATPEVLADIRARLGVDEGPLRLLGQWLAGLPRGDAGRSWISGADVLPGVLEALGASLLLMLVASAVALVTAAGVCARTLCLGARRRLAGRPGGGSGSAVLAALPEFLTASVLATVVGVQWGWLPAVGWYGPQWTVLPALALGLPAGAVLGRLLDDQLPAAFAEPWASAAAARGTTGRSIARKALRRCVPGLLPNLGLFVVGLTGGSVAVEQIFDIPGLGRTTLQAAIAQDLPVLQAGTLVLVALAAATTVGARLAARLLIGPALRDGALHTLHRPSPPVRRILPVAYGLALSVVILLGLPRDPLALDTAARLRSPSAAHPFGTDALGRDVLARVAHGALDTLLLALAISAIGLTAGVLLGLLPRLSGPLVDTVNAVPPVLAALLVAAVWGSGPTTPVLAVAVVAWAPLAAHTSALLRQERATLHLTATRALGAGPGYLLRNELLPAVLPPVARHALLRLPGIALALASLGFLGLGAQPPSPEWGLLLAENQPYAERAPWAVLAPAAVLALLGALAVTAAGGLRRPRPRPTRTADPVADEQPSRSAESTVTA comes from the coding sequence ATGAGGAGCAGGCTGGGCGCGCTGCTGTGGCGTGCCGTGCTGGCCGCCCTGCTGGTGTGCGGCATCGGGCTGCTGCCCTGGCTGTCGCACACCGACCCGGCGCTGACCGTACTGAAGGCGCGGTCCGCCGACCGTGACGCGACGCCCGAGGTGCTCGCCGACATCCGCGCCCGACTCGGTGTGGACGAAGGCCCGTTGCGCCTTCTCGGGCAGTGGCTCGCGGGGTTGCCGCGCGGGGACGCCGGACGGTCGTGGATCTCCGGTGCCGACGTCCTGCCCGGCGTCCTGGAGGCTCTCGGCGCGTCCCTGCTGCTGATGCTCGTCGCGTCGGCGGTCGCCCTGGTCACCGCCGCCGGTGTGTGCGCCCGCACGCTGTGCCTCGGAGCGCGGCGGCGCCTGGCGGGCCGGCCCGGCGGCGGTTCCGGGTCCGCCGTGCTCGCCGCACTGCCCGAGTTCCTGACCGCTTCCGTGCTCGCCACCGTCGTCGGTGTGCAGTGGGGATGGCTGCCCGCCGTCGGCTGGTACGGCCCGCAGTGGACGGTGCTGCCCGCGCTCGCCCTGGGGCTGCCCGCGGGCGCCGTCCTCGGCCGCCTGCTCGACGACCAGCTGCCGGCGGCCTTCGCAGAGCCCTGGGCGTCGGCCGCCGCCGCGCGCGGAACGACCGGCCGCAGCATCGCCCGCAAGGCGCTGCGCCGCTGTGTGCCAGGACTGCTGCCCAACCTCGGGCTGTTCGTCGTGGGCCTGACCGGCGGGTCGGTCGCCGTGGAACAGATCTTCGACATCCCCGGCCTCGGCCGGACCACCCTCCAGGCCGCGATCGCGCAGGATCTGCCCGTCCTCCAGGCCGGCACCCTCGTCCTCGTCGCCCTCGCGGCCGCCACCACCGTCGGCGCCCGCCTCGCCGCCCGGCTGCTCATCGGTCCCGCGCTGCGCGACGGCGCGCTGCACACGCTCCACCGGCCGTCGCCGCCGGTCCGCAGGATCCTGCCGGTCGCCTACGGTCTCGCACTGTCCGTCGTCATCCTCCTCGGGCTGCCCCGCGATCCGCTCGCCCTCGACACCGCGGCCCGCCTCCGATCGCCCTCCGCCGCCCATCCGTTCGGCACCGACGCGCTCGGCCGCGACGTCCTCGCCCGGGTCGCGCACGGCGCCCTCGACACCCTCCTGCTCGCCCTCGCCATCAGCGCGATCGGCCTGACGGCCGGAGTCCTGCTCGGGCTGCTGCCCCGGTTGTCCGGGCCGCTGGTCGACACCGTGAACGCCGTACCGCCGGTGCTGGCCGCGCTGCTCGTCGCCGCGGTGTGGGGCAGCGGACCCACGACGCCCGTTCTCGCCGTGGCCGTCGTGGCCTGGGCGCCGCTCGCCGCGCACACGTCCGCGCTGCTGCGGCAGGAACGGGCCACCCTCCACCTGACCGCCACCCGCGCCCTCGGCGCCGGTCCCGGGTACCTGCTCAGGAACGAGCTGCTGCCCGCCGTCCTCCCGCCCGTCGCCCGGCACGCCCTTCTGCGGCTGCCCGGCATCGCCCTCGCCCTGGCCTCGCTCGGCTTCCTCGGCCTCGGCGCCCAGCCGCCGTCCCCGGAGTGGGGCCTGCTCCTCGCCGAGAACCAGCCCTACGCCGAACGCGCCCCCTGGGCCGTGCTCGCCCCCGCCGCCGTCCTCGCCCTTCTCGGCGCACTTGCGGTGACCGCGGCCGGCGGACTGCGACGACCGAGGCCACGGCCCACCCGTACGGCAGACCCGGTCGCCGACGAACAGCCGTCCCGTTCAGCCGAGTCGACGGTGACCGCATGA
- a CDS encoding MFS transporter, with the protein MTVTHLFPRRVAKGAPPLSPLLRLLILTQLAFNVGFFAVLPFLAEHLGDAIGMAGWLVGFVLGLRTFSQQGLFVVGGALADRYGVRPVVLAGCALRIAGFGWLGHAERTWTVVGAVLLIGLAAALFSPAVESEVARQAVVHEEAGGGPRTRVLALFTVAGQAGAFVGPLLGALLLAVDFRTVCLAGAGVFVLVLAGHAWLLPQHIPGRSRIQVRGGVGPLLRNRGFLALCCAYGAYLLAYNQLYLALPAEVERAAASQAPLAWLFALSSLLVVTAQLPVTRWAGERIGLRRSMAAGLALIAAGFAVVAAALPAGRTGTAGLLPATGFVLLLTLGQMLVVPAARAWVPDLAEEGRLGLYTGALSSVSGLIVLLGSAATGTLLDAGLPPAVPWLLLAAVPAAAVALLPRRPRPRQR; encoded by the coding sequence ATGACGGTGACACACCTCTTCCCGCGCCGCGTCGCGAAGGGGGCGCCCCCGCTCTCTCCCCTTCTACGTCTGCTGATCCTCACCCAACTCGCTTTCAACGTCGGCTTCTTCGCCGTCCTGCCCTTCCTCGCCGAGCATCTCGGCGACGCGATCGGCATGGCGGGCTGGCTGGTCGGGTTCGTGCTGGGGCTGCGGACCTTCAGCCAGCAGGGGCTGTTCGTGGTCGGCGGGGCGCTCGCCGACCGGTACGGCGTCCGTCCCGTCGTGCTCGCCGGGTGCGCGCTGCGCATCGCCGGGTTCGGCTGGCTCGGTCACGCCGAGCGGACCTGGACGGTCGTCGGGGCGGTGCTGCTGATCGGGTTGGCGGCCGCGCTGTTCTCCCCCGCAGTCGAGTCCGAGGTGGCGCGGCAGGCCGTCGTCCACGAGGAAGCGGGCGGTGGGCCGCGGACCCGGGTGCTGGCCCTGTTCACCGTCGCCGGGCAGGCCGGGGCGTTCGTCGGGCCGTTGCTCGGCGCGCTGCTCCTCGCCGTCGACTTCCGCACGGTGTGTCTGGCCGGAGCCGGTGTCTTCGTCCTCGTCCTCGCCGGTCACGCGTGGCTGCTGCCGCAGCACATCCCCGGCCGCTCCCGGATCCAGGTACGCGGCGGTGTCGGCCCGTTGCTCCGCAACCGCGGCTTCCTGGCCCTGTGCTGCGCGTACGGCGCCTATCTCCTCGCCTACAACCAGCTCTACCTCGCCCTGCCCGCCGAGGTGGAGCGGGCGGCCGCCTCGCAGGCGCCGCTGGCCTGGCTGTTCGCCCTGTCGTCGCTGCTGGTCGTGACCGCCCAGCTGCCCGTCACGCGGTGGGCGGGGGAGCGGATCGGCCTGCGCCGCTCCATGGCGGCCGGGCTCGCGCTCATCGCCGCGGGGTTCGCGGTCGTGGCCGCCGCCCTGCCCGCCGGAAGGACCGGCACGGCCGGGCTGCTGCCCGCGACGGGCTTCGTCCTGCTGCTCACGCTCGGTCAGATGCTCGTCGTCCCCGCCGCCCGCGCCTGGGTGCCCGACCTCGCCGAGGAGGGCCGGCTCGGCCTGTACACCGGGGCGCTGTCCTCCGTCTCCGGGCTGATCGTGCTGCTCGGCAGCGCTGCCACCGGCACTCTCCTGGACGCGGGGCTGCCCCCGGCCGTCCCCTGGCTCCTCCTGGCCGCCGTACCGGCCGCGGCCGTCGCGCTCCTTCCCCGGCGGCCGCGACCGCGGCAGCGCTGA
- a CDS encoding CDP-alcohol phosphatidyltransferase family protein, translating to MALNNTYDARLVQQETAVGAGVQILLLALLGSAIGLGPAGWVTGLVFAIATWGVLSRALHRSSLRSFGPANRVTLGRATLVGGVTALVADSFESTPPVTLLVGLTAVALILDGVDGKVARRTGTSTALGARFDMEVDAFLILVLSVYVSMALGPWVLLIGGMRYVFVAAARVAPWLNAPLPPSTARKTVAALQGVLLLLAGADLLPFAANFAVVLLALGSLVWSFGRDVLWLWRTSRIAAQTPAPKLLELV from the coding sequence GTGGCCCTGAACAACACTTACGACGCGAGGCTGGTTCAGCAGGAGACCGCTGTGGGAGCGGGCGTTCAGATCCTGTTGCTGGCTCTGCTCGGCTCGGCGATCGGCCTGGGGCCGGCGGGCTGGGTGACCGGCCTCGTCTTCGCCATCGCCACCTGGGGGGTGCTCTCCCGGGCGCTGCACCGCTCCAGTCTGCGCTCGTTCGGCCCTGCCAACCGGGTCACGCTCGGCCGGGCGACCCTGGTCGGCGGGGTGACCGCGCTGGTCGCGGACTCCTTCGAGAGCACGCCTCCGGTGACGCTGCTGGTCGGTCTGACGGCCGTGGCCCTGATCCTCGACGGCGTCGACGGCAAGGTCGCCCGCCGCACCGGCACCTCGACGGCCCTGGGCGCGCGCTTCGACATGGAGGTCGACGCGTTCCTGATCCTGGTGCTCAGCGTGTACGTCTCGATGGCACTGGGCCCGTGGGTCCTTCTCATCGGCGGCATGCGCTACGTGTTCGTCGCGGCGGCCCGCGTCGCCCCCTGGCTCAACGCCCCGCTCCCGCCGAGCACCGCGCGCAAGACGGTCGCCGCGCTCCAGGGTGTCCTGCTGCTGCTGGCGGGCGCGGACCTGCTGCCGTTCGCGGCCAACTTCGCCGTCGTCCTGCTGGCGCTGGGCTCGCTGGTGTGGTCCTTCGGCCGGGACGTGCTGTGGCTGTGGCGGACCTCGCGGATCGCCGCGCAGACGCCGGCGCCGAAGCTGCTGGAACTCGTGTAG